The Hordeum vulgare subsp. vulgare chromosome 7H, MorexV3_pseudomolecules_assembly, whole genome shotgun sequence DNA window TCAAGTAGTCTTCCATCTGATTCTAAATTGTTTCAATACAAGGCTAATTCAAAAGCTAGCATTTGCCACAGTCCCAAAGGTGCCATCCAGATCTTGGAACCACTGAATTGCCACAAAAAGGTAAAGTGACTAAATGATCTCAGGTGCATTCTTGAAAGTTTGAGATGCAAGGTTATAAAGAACTAGATGGCCAACAGGATCAACATTTATACTATCCTAACAAAGGTGCAGGTCCATGTCCAGTTATGCAAACCATCCCCCTTCTGAATTTATATATAATCTTCAGTCCACGGCGTTACCTATTATGCTTTGACAACAGATGCAGACTCTGTTGGGCCACCCCCAGCCTTCACATCACTTCCTTCAGATCCTTGGGTAGACAAAGCTTCACCTTTTGAACAAGAGCCCTAAAGAATTCAAAGCTTATGTAAGTATTGTGAACAGCCCAAAACAAGTACTGTGGTTACCTCTGAATTGAAGTACACAGACCCACTGATGTTCGCTCAATAGACATAATTTACTGCGGTTAGCAGTAAACAGAATGTTGAGCCCAACATTAAGAACATGGTTATAACAACAGTGACACTGAAATTTGGAAGGGATTCCATTTTTTAACGAAACAGTTATAAAGCATACAGTAGACCATTTACATATATCTGTAAAAGCTTTCatcaatgggctaattatgagTCTCTGCTCTAGGGGAATCAAGTACTTCATTCGTCAAACAAAGAATAACAAGCCAAGGTGCCATAAGGATATGTCATATTCATATGTGCACGCtattggcatagaacaaatccaTCTCATAGATAGCATTGTCAAAGCTAAAAAAAAAAGATACATCACTGGGAAAGAGTATTAGACTTTATATGGTCGAGTGTTTCGGTTTGAAATAACATTGCAAAATGAAAATGATGTACAGTAAGAGTGGATAGCAGATTCCCACAATACTCAATTAATTCAAAGCTCACAggtaaatagaaattacctcggaTGCAGTGGAAAGAAACTGTATATGCAAGGGCTCACCGTATCATTTTGAACCAAAGAAGGAGGCCACGCCATGATGTAGGGACGGACAGGCTTGTGATAATCTTCACAGATCATTTTTAGCTCCGCTGTTTCGAGACAAAAGGATAGCAACAACTGAGGCCCCATCATACTCAGTACGCAGGTACACGATTCCATCGATGACATCCATAAGACGCACAATGATAAATTCATCATCTCCTTCTGAGAACTTAACGAACTGGCGAATCGTCTTCAACGGAAATGTCTGGTCCAGCATCCAGTAATTGCGCCCATCGTCATAATACTCATCCTCGCGTCTCCAGAAAAAGACATCAAGCGAGCAATCACCCCACAAATCCGGGGAAACGATACAGGGCCTCCCATCCTTGGTATTGCCAAACACAAAAGCACACTCGCGGCCTTCTTGATCGGCCAAGAGCGGCGGCAGATCCATTTTACTGAAATTGAGCGTCGCGGTGTCGAGCACGGTGATGTAGGGTTTCCACACGTGCGTCCAATAGACGTCCCATTGACCATCTTGCTGGTGACTCTGGACCCAGTGCCAGGGAACCTCCGGCGCTTGGCCTTGATGCTGGTGTCCGGCGAGATGACGCGGACGACCGCCTTGGCCTGAAAGAAGTCGAAAGCGAAACACAGCACGCGGGTGGCACGCGGGGGTCCTCTTGGGAGGAGATAATGTGGAACTCGAAGTTGGTGGCGTCGGTGaagaggcggggcggcggtgggTAGAGATGCAGCGCCCGGGTGAGAGGGTTGTAGGCGGCTATCTGCTTGGCTCTCCGGTTGAAGAGGAGCACGTAGCGGTCGCAGCATCGCTCAATCTCCCACACGGGCGaggcgtcttcctcctcctcctcctcgctgttctcatcttcgtcatcctcctcctcctcctcatcgccgTCTTCGTCGGCAGCGGCGTCTGGGATTGGGAGGCCGGTGAGGGAGAAATCGGCGCCGCGGACAGCGGCCTCGAAGTCCGGGTCAGGGCGGCTGTGGTGGGCGTGGAAAGAGGAGGGCTCGGGCTTGAAGCCGAGGCGCTGGACGAAGAGGCCGGCGAAGGGAGACGGGTGGAGGGCCCGGAAGCTGCGGCGGAAGGCGGGAGACGACCGGACCGCGCGGAGGAAGGTGGTGCAGGAGAGGGCGGCGCGGACGAGGCTCGGGAGGCCGGGGAGGTGGAGGAACACCTCGCGGAGGAGGTCGTCGTCGAGATCGAGCACGGTGGTGGCGCATTTCGCCGGCGGCGGCATCGGTCCAAACCTAGGTTTTTTTCTGAGGGAGAGCTCGAGGCCTGGGTAGTGCAGTGGGGGAAGCCGAATGAACGGGGGCCATCGGGAATGGGTTGGTTGTCTCGTGGATACGGGCCAGGTCTCCGTGGGCCGCGGCTTGCGCAGAAGCACACCGGCCCAGACTGCATCATCGCGGTATTTTCTAGcaaacctggccaaacgggccgtgcCTGCCGGGCCAGCCCGACTGCCCCCAGGCCAGGCACGACACGGGCTGGGCCCGGCACGGCCTAATCGTGCCCGGGCCAGGCACGGGCACGCCATGGGCCGTGCCTGGGCCGCGACCCCCAGCCCGCGTGCCAGCCCGGCACGGCACGATTAGGTGGCGCGAGGAGTGAGCGAGGCAGCGACCAGCGATATTTCACAGCGGGGCGGGCGGGAGACGCGCGAGATTTGAGGGAGCGGGCGGGAGACGCACGAGATTTGAGGGAGCGGGCGGGAGATGCGCAAGATTTGAGGAAGACGTTGTTGGACGGCGGGAGACGCGGGAGGCGCGCGCGGGAGACGCGTGACAACGCGGGCGAGAGTTTTTTTTTAGGTTTTTTCAGGGTTTTTTCGTGTCGTGCCGCGGGCCTAAACGTGCCGCGGGCCGGTCCGATTAGGCAACGTGCAGTGCTTGGGCCTGGACCCTAGGCACGGCCCGTATATTAATCGGGTCGTGCCGTGCCTAGCACAATTACGGtgggccggcccgtttggccaggtatatTTTCTAGATACACAATGCCTTTGTCGTAAGTGTTGGAAAAAT harbors:
- the LOC123408121 gene encoding uncharacterized protein LOC123408121, giving the protein MPPPAKCATTVLDLDDDLLREVFLHLPGLPSLVRAALSCTTFLRAVRSSPAFRRSFRALHPSPFAGLFVQRLGFKPEPSSFHAHHSRPDPDFEAAVRGADFSLTGLPIPDAAADEDGDEEEEEDDEDENSEEEEEEDASPVWEIERCCDRYVLLFNRRAKQIAAYNPLTRALHLYPPPPRLFTDATNFEFHIISSQEDPRVPPACCVSLSTSFRPRRSSASSRRTPASRPSAGGSLALGPESPARWSMGRLLDARVETLHHRARHRDAQFQ